A genomic stretch from Arachis stenosperma cultivar V10309 chromosome 3, arast.V10309.gnm1.PFL2, whole genome shotgun sequence includes:
- the LOC130968967 gene encoding uncharacterized protein LOC130968967 encodes MSGGFFRGTSADQDTRFSNKQLKLLKSQKFAPELEHLVDMTKVNMEVMKPWITRRVTELLGFEDEVLINFIHSLLDAKEVNGKEIQIQLTGFMEKNTGKFMKELWTLLLSAQKNASGVPQQFLDAKEEELRKKKVENDKITSEIQRKREKEDREFMEVRLKKLDGGFDAKDNDTALDSTTGHYVQDGKESDKRNGVRGRSRVSRSPRSPAVSVSPNRRGSPSRSMSKSFSNSRSYSGGRHRSRSISRSPEARRRSPSSDRIRRSPRRRSISPRRYSPRRSPYRRPPYSRRRSRSRSTYRSPSPLRRRMHSPYRRSSPSYRRRRSPSPVKRRRSPSPMRRRRSPSPIRRRRSPSPVRRRRSPSPVRRQRSPSPLRRRSPITRYRSPPVCRMPPTHLRSRSGSPMQSTSPTRRRDGSQSPQRRSPSPLRRRSPGFVKRRSPSPSPRRSPPNEWSSQSPARHVSTSPVKRTSSRRQRSPVQPSRGRVRTPEELSPVAHQHPKDKDHKASRTKSPDSVSSGEKSPPRSVSPQPRRRNSSEDRSPPKSPVRQSRDKLTHERSLSPPKRPRTQKPRHDSPETSEDAEGTYHSRDNRDPNSKSSGKRTKYLSPVSKRKNSPAKFHDEEDFSPEMAAGRVSSGSRHYDNTDGSRKGREIKGDISSGKGDESYVRPKSPRNKESYSSEKPHESYAVDTKKSDDKDHSLSNYAKNSDRRYKSEATRDLVGKVDRVNHSASYDSVSEESDKHRREGKEKRKHRKSEKKVVSSDEDYSSDSEMEDRKDAKRRKKEEKKLRKEEKRRRREEKRRRREERRAEKLKMKGKTDYSSDDEEAERMDHRRSDNDEMLSEQKKLEIELRNKALESLKAKKGMNN; translated from the exons ATGTCGGGCGGTTTCTTTCGG GGCACATCTGCGGATCAGGACACTCGGTTTTCGAATAAACAATTGAAGCTGCTGAAGTCGCAAAAGTTTGCCCCCGAATTGGAGCACCTG GTGGACATGACAAAGGTGAACATGGAGGTGATGAAGCCTTGGATCACCAGAAGGGTGACTGAGCTTCTCGGGTTCGAAGATGAAGTGCTTATTAACTTTATACACAGTCTGCTTGATGCGAAG GAAGTGAATGGGAAGGAAATCCAGATACAACTTACTGGGTTTATGGAAAAAAACACTGGAAAGTTCATGAAAGAGCTTTGGACGCTTCTTCTCAGTGCACAGAAAAATGCCAGTGGTGTTCCTCAGCAGTTCTTGGATgccaaagaagaagaactcCGGAAGAAGAAG GttgaaaatgataaaataacTAGTGAAATTCAGaggaaaagagagaaagaagataGAGAGTTCATGGAAGTGAGGCTGAAAAAACTG GACGGTGGATTTGATGCGAAGGATAATGATACTGCTTTGGACTCAACCACAGGGCACTATGTTCAGGATGGAAAAGAAAGTGACAAGAGGAATGGTGTTAGAGGAAGGAGCAG GGTTTCTAGGTCCCCGCGCTCACCTGCTGTTTCTGTTTCGCCTAATCG CAGAGGCTCGCCTTCAAGGTCAATGAGTAAATCATTTTCAAATTCACGAAGCTATTCGGG TGGTAGACATAGATCGAGGAGTATATCCAGGTCTCCAGAAGCTAGAAGACGCTCCCCATCTTCTGATAGGATTCGCCGTTCTCCACGACGACGATCCATTTCTCCTCGGAGGTATTCACCTAGGCGATCCCCTTACCGGAGGCCTCCATATTCAAGGAGAAGATCTAGATCCCGCTCAACTTATAGATCTCCTTCTCCTCTACGACGTAGAATGCATTCCCCCTACCGTCGTAGTTCACCCTCTTACCGTCGACGCAGATCACCTTCTCCTGTGAAAAGACGCAGATCGCCTTCTCCAATGCGTCGACGTAGATCTCCTTCACCAATCCGTCGACGTAGATCACCTTCTCCAGTGCGTCGACGCAGATCACCCTCTCCTGTAAGGCGACAAAGGTCACCCTCTCCACTGCGACGTCGATCTCCCATCACGCGGTATAGATCTCCACCTGTGTGCCGAATGCCTCCAACCCATCTACGGTCTAGATCAGGATCTCCCATGCAATCCACTTCTCCCACACGTCGAAGGGACGGGAGTCAAAGTCCACAACGCAGATCTCCATCTCCTCTGCGGCGTAGATCACCTGGTTTTGTTAAGAGAAGATCACCAAGTCCTTCTCCGAGGAGGTCTCCTCCAAATGAATGGAGTTCTCAGTCCCCAGCACGGCATGTATCTACATCTCCAGTAAAGAGAACTTCGTCAAGACGTCAAAGAAGTCCTGTGCAGCCTTCTAGGGGGAGAGTCAG AACACCGGAAGAATTGTCACCTGTGGCGCATCAACACCCAAAAGATAAGGATCATAAAGCTTCACGCACTAAATCGCCGGACTCAGTTTCGTCAGGTGAGAAGTCTCCACCACGATCAGTGTCTCCACAACCAAGGAGGAGGAATAGCAGTGAAGACAGGAG TCCACCGAAGAGCCCGGTGAGGCAAAGTAGAGACAAGTTGACCCATGAAAGAAGCTTGAGTCCTCCAAAGAGACCAAGAACCCAGAAACCTCGCCATGATAGCCCAGAGACAAGCGAAGATGCAGAAGGAACATACCATTCTAG AGACAACAGAGATCCTAATTCAAAGTCATCCGGAAAGAGAACAAAATATTTATCCCCAGTTAGTAAGCGGAAAAACTCACCTGCAAAGTTTCATGATGAGGAAGATTTCTCTCCCGAAATGGCAGCTGGTCGCGTTTCTTCTGGGTCTCGTCACTATGATAACACTGATGGGAGTAGGAAAGGGCgagagattaaagg TGATATTTCTTCTGGAAAAGGTGATGAATCTTATGTGCGACCTAAATCGCCAAGGAATAAAGAAAGTTATTCCAGTGAGAAGCCTCATGAATCTTATGCTGTAGATACTAAGAAGTCTGATGACAAGGATCATTCTCTTTCAAACTATGCAAAAAATAGTGATAGGCGCTACAAATCAGAAGCAACTCGAGATTTAGTTGGAAAAGTTGATCGTGTCAATCATAGTGCTTCCTATGATTCTGTTTCTGAGGAAAGTGACAAACATAGAAGGGAAGGGAAGGAAAAGAGAAAACATAGAAAGTCAGAGAAAAAAGTTGTGTCATCAGATGAAGATTATAGTTCTGATTCTGAAATGGAGGACAGGAAAGATGCTAAGAGGAggaaaaaggaggagaagaagctgcgGAAGGAGGAGAAACGTCGAAGACGGGAAGAGAAAAGACGCCGGAGGGAAGAACGGCGGGCAGAGAAGCTGAAAATGAAGGGTAAAACTGACTATAGTTCAGACGATGAGGAAGCTGAACGAATGGATCATCGTCGTAGTGATAATGACGAGATGTTGTCTGAACAAAAGAAGCTTGAGATTGAGTTGCGGAATAAGGCTCTTGAATCTCTCAAAGCAAAGAAGGGCATGAATAACTGA
- the LOC130970347 gene encoding D-xylose-proton symporter-like 3, chloroplastic isoform X1: MALTTLISFKLSLLNPLHHHHHRIKSSKLQLSNVGISHQHRMVTSMNHHLVPKYPFLLPSCNGHNPKLRFHSCGQVGAQKGYASSGEEPQSRVSDTSTYQEEFSWSSVVFPFLFPALGGLLFGYDIGATSGATISLQSPELSGIAWFNLSAIQLGLVVSGSLYGALLGSLLAYAVADFLGRKRQLIVAALLYVLGGSITAYAPELNVLLAGRLLYGLGIGLAMHGAPLYIAETCPSQIRGTLVSLKELFIVLGILLGYFVGSFEINAVGGWRFMYGFSAPIAVLMGLGMLSLPPSPRWLLLRAVQGKGSFQDLKEKAILSLSKLRGRPPGNKESEKQIEENLVSLKSAYADQESEGSFLEVFQGANLKAFIIGGGLVLFQQITGQPSVLYYAGPILQSAGFSAAADATKVSVVIGLFKLLMTWIAVLKVDDLGRRPLLIGGVTGIALSLALLSAYYKFLGGFPLIAVAALLLYVGSYQVSFGPISWLMVSEVFPLRTRGRGISLAVLTNFASNAVVTFAFSPLKELLGAENLFLLFGAIALLSLIFVISSVPETKGLSLEDIESKILK; the protein is encoded by the exons ATGGCACTAACAACTCTCATCAGCTTCAAGCTCTCCCTGCTGAACCCacttcaccatcatcatcacCGGATAAAGAGCTCAAAACTTCAACTCTCCAATGTTGGCATCAGTCATCAGCACCGCATGGTTACTTCCATGAACCATCATTTGGTCCCCAAGTACCCGTTTCTTCTTCCCTCTTGCAATGGTCATAATCCTAAGCTCAGATTCCAC TCTTGTGGGCAGGTTGGAGCACAGAAGGGGTATGCTTCTTCTGGGGAGGAACCTCAGTCGCGTGTTTCTGACACAAGTACATACCAAGAGGAATTCTCTTGGTCTTCTGTGGTTTTTCC GTTTCTATTCCCAGCATTGGGTGGCTTGTTATTCGGTTATGATATTGGTGCCACCTCAGGGGCCACAATCTCACTGCAG TCACCTGAGCTTAGTGGCATAGCTTGGTTCAATCTTTCGGCTATTCAGCTTGGACTTGTG GTCAGTGGTTCCCTCTATGGGGCTCTTCTTGGCTCACTTCTTGCATATGCCGTTGCTGATTTCCTTG GGAGGAAGAGACAACTCATTGTTGCAGCACTGTTATATGTGCTTGGTGGTTCGATCACTGCGTATGCACCAGAGCTCAATGTCCTCTTAGCAGGAAGGCTGCTTTATGGACTTGGTATAGGTTTG GCCATGCACGGTGCTCCTTTGTATATTGCTGAAACATGTCCATCACAAATCCGTGGGACTCTAGTATCATTAAAAGAACTCTTCATTGTCTTGGGGATTCTG CTTGGTTATTTTGTGGGAAGCTTTGAGATTAATGCCGTTGGGGGATGGCGGTTTATGTATGGCTTTAGTGCTCCGATTGCTGTACTAATGGGGCTAGGAATGTTGAGTCTCCCTCCCTCTCCGAGGTGGTTGCTTCTCAGGGCAGTTCAAGGGAAGGGTTCATTTCAAGATTTGAAGGAAAAGGCAATTCTTTCCCTGAGTAAATTAAGGGGCAGACCACCCGGCAACAAAGAATCTGAGAAGCAAATAGAAGAGAACCTTGTTTCATTGAAGTCTGCATATGCAGATCAGGAATCAGAAGGGAGTTTCTTGGAGGTGTTTCAGGGTGCCAATCTGAAAGCTTTCATAATTGGTGGGGGGCTTGTCTTATTTCAACAG ATAACTGGCCAACCAAGTGTTCTGTATTATGCAGGCCCAATTCTTCAG AGTGCTGGATTTTCTGCTGCAGCCGATGCTACCAAAGTTTCAGTTGTTATTGGCTTATTCAAG TTGCTAATGACATGGATTGCTGTCTTAAAAGTTGATGATTTGGGGAGAAGGCCTCTTCTGATTGGAGGTGTCACTGGCATT GCCCTTTCTTTAGCTCTTCTTTCTGCTTATTATAAATTTCTTGGAGGGTTCCCACTTATTGCTGTCGCGGCTTTACTTCTTTATGTTGGTAGCTATCAG GTATCATTTGGCCCAATAAGTTGGCTAATGGTATCAGAAGTTTTCCCATTGCGCACGAGAGGACGGGGGATCAGTCTGGCTGTTCTAACCAACTTTGCTTCAAATGCAGTTGTGACCTTTGCATTCTCTCCTTTAAAG GAGCTTCTAGGAGCAGAAaacctttttctcctttttggGGCTATTGCTTTACTGTCACTTATCTTTGTTATATCTTCAGTTCCCGAAACAAAAGGCTTGAGCCTAGAAGATATTGAGTCCAAAATCTTGAAATGA
- the LOC130970347 gene encoding D-xylose-proton symporter-like 3, chloroplastic isoform X2 yields MALTTLISFKLSLLNPLHHHHHRIKSSKLQLSNVGISHQHRMVTSMNHHLVPKYPFLLPSCNGHNPKLRFHVGAQKGYASSGEEPQSRVSDTSTYQEEFSWSSVVFPFLFPALGGLLFGYDIGATSGATISLQSPELSGIAWFNLSAIQLGLVVSGSLYGALLGSLLAYAVADFLGRKRQLIVAALLYVLGGSITAYAPELNVLLAGRLLYGLGIGLAMHGAPLYIAETCPSQIRGTLVSLKELFIVLGILLGYFVGSFEINAVGGWRFMYGFSAPIAVLMGLGMLSLPPSPRWLLLRAVQGKGSFQDLKEKAILSLSKLRGRPPGNKESEKQIEENLVSLKSAYADQESEGSFLEVFQGANLKAFIIGGGLVLFQQITGQPSVLYYAGPILQSAGFSAAADATKVSVVIGLFKLLMTWIAVLKVDDLGRRPLLIGGVTGIALSLALLSAYYKFLGGFPLIAVAALLLYVGSYQVSFGPISWLMVSEVFPLRTRGRGISLAVLTNFASNAVVTFAFSPLKELLGAENLFLLFGAIALLSLIFVISSVPETKGLSLEDIESKILK; encoded by the exons ATGGCACTAACAACTCTCATCAGCTTCAAGCTCTCCCTGCTGAACCCacttcaccatcatcatcacCGGATAAAGAGCTCAAAACTTCAACTCTCCAATGTTGGCATCAGTCATCAGCACCGCATGGTTACTTCCATGAACCATCATTTGGTCCCCAAGTACCCGTTTCTTCTTCCCTCTTGCAATGGTCATAATCCTAAGCTCAGATTCCAC GTTGGAGCACAGAAGGGGTATGCTTCTTCTGGGGAGGAACCTCAGTCGCGTGTTTCTGACACAAGTACATACCAAGAGGAATTCTCTTGGTCTTCTGTGGTTTTTCC GTTTCTATTCCCAGCATTGGGTGGCTTGTTATTCGGTTATGATATTGGTGCCACCTCAGGGGCCACAATCTCACTGCAG TCACCTGAGCTTAGTGGCATAGCTTGGTTCAATCTTTCGGCTATTCAGCTTGGACTTGTG GTCAGTGGTTCCCTCTATGGGGCTCTTCTTGGCTCACTTCTTGCATATGCCGTTGCTGATTTCCTTG GGAGGAAGAGACAACTCATTGTTGCAGCACTGTTATATGTGCTTGGTGGTTCGATCACTGCGTATGCACCAGAGCTCAATGTCCTCTTAGCAGGAAGGCTGCTTTATGGACTTGGTATAGGTTTG GCCATGCACGGTGCTCCTTTGTATATTGCTGAAACATGTCCATCACAAATCCGTGGGACTCTAGTATCATTAAAAGAACTCTTCATTGTCTTGGGGATTCTG CTTGGTTATTTTGTGGGAAGCTTTGAGATTAATGCCGTTGGGGGATGGCGGTTTATGTATGGCTTTAGTGCTCCGATTGCTGTACTAATGGGGCTAGGAATGTTGAGTCTCCCTCCCTCTCCGAGGTGGTTGCTTCTCAGGGCAGTTCAAGGGAAGGGTTCATTTCAAGATTTGAAGGAAAAGGCAATTCTTTCCCTGAGTAAATTAAGGGGCAGACCACCCGGCAACAAAGAATCTGAGAAGCAAATAGAAGAGAACCTTGTTTCATTGAAGTCTGCATATGCAGATCAGGAATCAGAAGGGAGTTTCTTGGAGGTGTTTCAGGGTGCCAATCTGAAAGCTTTCATAATTGGTGGGGGGCTTGTCTTATTTCAACAG ATAACTGGCCAACCAAGTGTTCTGTATTATGCAGGCCCAATTCTTCAG AGTGCTGGATTTTCTGCTGCAGCCGATGCTACCAAAGTTTCAGTTGTTATTGGCTTATTCAAG TTGCTAATGACATGGATTGCTGTCTTAAAAGTTGATGATTTGGGGAGAAGGCCTCTTCTGATTGGAGGTGTCACTGGCATT GCCCTTTCTTTAGCTCTTCTTTCTGCTTATTATAAATTTCTTGGAGGGTTCCCACTTATTGCTGTCGCGGCTTTACTTCTTTATGTTGGTAGCTATCAG GTATCATTTGGCCCAATAAGTTGGCTAATGGTATCAGAAGTTTTCCCATTGCGCACGAGAGGACGGGGGATCAGTCTGGCTGTTCTAACCAACTTTGCTTCAAATGCAGTTGTGACCTTTGCATTCTCTCCTTTAAAG GAGCTTCTAGGAGCAGAAaacctttttctcctttttggGGCTATTGCTTTACTGTCACTTATCTTTGTTATATCTTCAGTTCCCGAAACAAAAGGCTTGAGCCTAGAAGATATTGAGTCCAAAATCTTGAAATGA
- the LOC130968968 gene encoding protein PLASTID TRANSCRIPTIONALLY ACTIVE 16, chloroplastic produces the protein MAPTLTSNSSLLPHSSTRFTLPRNQRLRVLAKSNNNGPFPSLRLGKPKDNDDNDGEEASSNSNPFRFNFGKLPDVTSLIPVVNNPSSSSSPGLSFGNPRRKDPSTVFVAGATGQAGIRISQTLLREGFSVRAGVPELGAAQELARLAAQYKIISKEEAKRLNAVQSSFDDADSIAKAIGNASKVVVTIGPTENGPTAEVSTADALQVVQAAQLAGVGHVAVIYDDNNATTTSTYNVLDGITSFFNNIFSKNQPLSIQEFLQKVIETDVKYTFIKTSLTDDFSPEGSYNVVVLGEGSASASDYKVAKSKIASLVADVFSNTEVAENKVVQVYTSPEAPLKRVDELFSTIPEDGRRKAYAEVLEKAKAEEEARLAAEKAQEAAEATKKLEEEVKKLSQQEARAASLAQEAQDKAVAAGASVEGLFSKAKDFGAGLSWQKFSSQISASIQNAGEDEEPNIKLATVRGQAKARSLTPNKAVVKQTSTRNITTKPKEEKPKQAEKPTEVRKVFGGLFKQETIYVDDD, from the exons ATGGCTCCAACTCTTACTTCCAATTCATCTCTCTTACCTCACTCATCAACAAGGTTCACCCTCCCCAGGAACCAAAGGCTCAGAGTCTTAGCTAAGAGTAACAACAATGGTCCATTCCCATCACTCAGGCTTGGTAAACCCAAGgataatgatgataatgatggtGAAGAAGCTTCATCTAACTCCAATCCCTTCCGTTTCAACTTCGGCAAGTTACCTGATGTGACGTCATTGATCCCTGTTGTAAACAAcccttcctcttcctcttcaccTGGTTTGTCATTTGGCAACCCAAGAAGGAAGGACCCTTCCACTGTGTTTGTTGCCGGTGCTACCGGCCAGGCCGGTATTCGCATTTCTCAGACACTTCTCAGAGAAGGTTTCAGCGTCAGAGCTGGTGTTCCCGAACTTGGTGCTGCTCAAGAACTTGCTCGTCTTGCTGCTCAATACAAG ATCATATCAAAAGAAGAGGCAAAGCGTCTCAATGCTGTGCAATCAAGCTTTGATGATGCAGACTCCATAGCCAAAGCAATAGGCAATGCCAGCAAAGTTGTTGTCACCATTGGGCCAACAGAGAATGGTCCAACGGCAGAGGTCTCCACAGCTGACGCCTTGCAAGTAGTTCAGGCTGCTCAGCTCGCCGGCGTAGGCCACGTGGCTGTTATCTACGATGATAACAACGCCACCACCACCTCAACCTACAATGTCCTTGATGGCATCACCTCATTCTTCAACAATATATTCTCCAAGAATCAACCATTGAGCATACAAGAGTTTTTGCAGAAAGTTATTGAGACTGATGTCAAGTATACCTTCATCAAGACCAGTTTAACCGATGATTTCTCACCGGAGGGCTCTTATAATGTCGTTGTGTTAGGCGAAGGGAGCGCCAGTGCGAGCGACTATAAA GTTGCAAAGTCCAAGATAGCATCCTTAGTTGCTGATGTCTTCTCCAACACAGAGGTGGCAGAAAACAAG GTTGTGCAAGTGTATACAAGTCCAGAAGCCCCCTTGAAGCGTGTAGATGAATTGTTTAG CACTATTCCTGAGGATGGAAGAAGGAAAGCCTATGCTGAAGTGCTCGAGAAAGCGAAAGCAGAAGAGGAGGCAAGATTGGCTGCTGAAAAGGCCCAAGAAGCTGCAGAAGCAACAAAGAAGCTGGAAGAAGAGGTGAAAAAGCTTTCGCAGCAAGAAGCCCGTGCTGCGAGTCTAGCTCAAGAAGCTCAAGATAAGGCAGTGGCTGCCGGGGCCTCAGTGGAAGGCCTCTTCAGCAAGGCCAAAGATTTCGGAGCAGGGCTTTCCTGGCAAAAGTTTAGCTCACAGATCTCGGCCTCAATTCAAAACGCCGGTGAGGACGAGGAACCAAATATTAAACTAGCCACCGTTCGGGGACAGGCCAAGGCTCGGAGCCTTACGCCTAACAAAGCAGTTGTTAAGCAAACAAGTACTCGAAACATCACCACTAAACCGAAGGAGGAAAAGCCAAAGCAAGCAGAGAAACCCACAGAGGTGAGGAAGGTATTTGGTGGCCTATTCAAGCAAGAAACTATCTATGTCGACGATGATTAG